From the genome of Acidobacteriota bacterium:
GCGACCGAGCTTGAAGGGATGATTCAAGCTCACTAGCGAAGTCGTTTCTGTAAGCCCGTATCCTTGAATAACGGCGAACCCTAGTCGGCGCCAGAACTCTTCGTCATCCTGATCGAGGGTTGCACCGCCGCTGATGATCGCCCAGAATTTCCATCCGAATCGGGAATGAAGGCGTCGGAATCGCCACCAGCGCCAGGCAAAGTGTTCTGCGCCGGCTTTTTCCATTTGTGCGCGTAGTGCCGGCTCCCCGATCCTGGCGCGCTGCTGAATTTCGAGCATCTCTCGCATCGATCCGAGCAAGCGTGGCACGGTGATCAAGACAGAGACACGCTCATCATGCGTTACGCTGACGACTTCCGATGGTTTGATTGATTCGAGAAATAACACTGTCGCGCCGATCAAGGGAGGAACGAAGATTCCCATGAACTGCCCGAATACATGGCTGAGCGGCAGCAGATTCAAGAAGCGTAGCGGATGGAAGATGCGCTCATAGCGCAAGTACTTCTGAATCTCGCGCTCGATGGGCTCGAGATTCGCGAGAATGTTGGCATGGGTGATCACTACCCCCTTCGGTTCTCCGGTAGTGCCTGAAGTAAAGACAATCTGAACTGCGTCGTCATTCGAGGAGGCAGCTGGCGTAAGCCACCGAGAAGAAGGAAGGGAACTGAAATCTTCGAAGTGCAGGCTGAAATCTTCCTTCGCAAGTGCCAAGCCACGAGAGGACGCTAGCATCTTGGCGCCGACTTGCTCATAAACGCGTGCGGCAAATTCCGGAGCGGCAGTGCGATCCATGGGAACCACAACTGCGCCTTGGAGCAGCGCTCCCCAAAACGCAGCAAGCCACTCGCCACAGTTGGCTCCCCAGAGCATGATCCGGTCGCCTTTACCAACGCCACGGTCCTCAAGCAACGTTGCGAAGCGCTGCGCGCTTGCGAGCAGCTCGCCGTAACTCCAGCGGATGGTTCTGTAGCCGCGCGGAAAGACGCAGGCATGGTCACGCTGATAGCGTGAGAAATAGGACAGATACTCAGTTACCGATGTGCGGGGCACGAGACAGTGTAGAAGAATCGGGTGATCGGGTCATCGGGGTGGTCGAGTGACGTAAAGGCGGGCATTCGGGTCTCGTCTGTCGGTGTTCAGTCAATTAGCCCATTGGTTGGTTCCACAAGAAAGCCTACGGCCGAAAACCAACAGCTGGAAGCTGACAGCCGCGTTTCTTTACTTCACCCGATCGCCCGATGACCCGATCACCCGATTCTTCTGGTTCGTTTGATTTCCGCTTGCATCTAGAGCCGACCCCGGTTACCATTTGAGTGTCTTCCGAATGCCGCACACCCAGGTGCCGGCACCCGCGCTAACGGCCGGGAATTCCGAATTGATTCTGCTGAATCTCGAACCGGAGCGCGCTGGAACACTAAATAGATCGCGAGCGATTTCCATAACTTAAGACTCAAAGCGAAGCTGGAGCTCCGCATTCTGACTAGAGACCGCTTGCAGGTGAAAGTAGCGAAGTTACTCGGTGGCATCCGCTTGTTACGGATCCCAGCATTCTCAGGAATACGGCTCTAACGGAAAACGCATTAGCAAGGCCAACCGACAGAGTACATGCGCGAGCCTACAAGGCTGAGCGCCTTCAGTTTTCAAAAAAGAAGCGTTACAGGATATCGATGAATCAAGGACCTAACCAGCCTCAGCACCCCGGCAGCCGGGGACATCGCCGTCATCGCCGCGGCAAGGGACAGCAGAAACAGCAGGGCGGTGCCCAGCACGGAATGCGTGGCCCCGGTCAGGGAGGCGGACAGAACCGTGGCCGTCGACGGCACGGAAATCCACAGTTCGTTGGTCCCATGGATCACAGCTACCGCAATGCCCAGGGAGGTGGCAATGAACTGTACCCGCAAAATGGTCGCTACCGTGGCCAGGTGCGAGGCGGTCTACAACAACCGGCTAACGGCGCTCCAGTAGAGCCGGCTCAGGCAGCAGATTCGCCTACTCGAATCGTTTGCTTCATCGATGACCTGTTCTTCCTGGCCAAGATTCAGGAGACGGCGCGCAAGTTGGGAGTCAAGGTCGAATTCGCGAAAGCTGAAAAAGAGACCCTCGACCGGCTCACGAGCGACGATGAAGACAAGCCATCGCTTATCATCTTCGATCTCAATAACGCCAACGCCAAACCGCTCACGACGATTCCCAAACTGAAAAACAGGCTGAAAAAGCAAACGTCGATCGTCGGCTTCCTTTCGCATCTTCAGGGTGACCTCAAGGTAAAGGCCCAGGAAGCGGGATGCGACATGGTGGTACCACGCTCTGCTTTCTCGCAGAACCTTCCCGCATTGCTCCGGCGACACGGATCAGATATGCAGGATTCGAACGAGGCATAGCTGCTGTCTGAAGGTCCAGCACGTAAAGCGAGCAATTAGGTGGTCCCAGATGACTGGGTTAATGGCTCAGTTGGCTAACTTTCTTGAATCCAGATGGAACCTGGAATAGGTTCGGATCTATGTGCTCCTCCGAGACGTCTACGACTTCCGTCGATGTGGTGAATTGATTTTTCTGCTTTTCTCCCGTTTGTAAGGCGTGGATCGCTGTGTTCGTTCTCTTCGAAGACAGAATTAAGCCCTGAGGATCCGGTCCTGAGTATTTGAATTCAGGGCGAATCTTCTCAACCGGAGTAGTGCCGTTGCCCCCGCCCCCAACGCCCACTCCAATGAAACCGCTTCCCGGATGCGACCGTGGCGTGCAGGTCCTCGGATCCGGTATATCCAAATACCACGCGTCTTCGACGGTCTCGCTGGGTTCGAGGCCCAATTCGGGAGATGAAGTCTGCTTTGTCGTCGTAATGTAGTGCCGGGCGGTGTGGCCGAAGGCAGACTTTGTCTCCCCGGTGTCGCGTACCGTCTTTTCGATAAAGAGATTCGGCGGGCCTTCACCTTGCTTTAATAGATTGTCCTTTGGAGATTCTCCTGGCCGGGGAAATTCACTGTATTCCTGATTATCGAGATT
Proteins encoded in this window:
- a CDS encoding response regulator; translated protein: MVCFIDDLFFLAKIQETARKLGVKVEFAKAEKETLDRLTSDDEDKPSLIIFDLNNANAKPLTTIPKLKNRLKKQTSIVGFLSHLQGDLKVKAQEAGCDMVVPRSAFSQNLPALLRRHGSDMQDSNEA